A window of the Lolium perenne isolate Kyuss_39 chromosome 7, Kyuss_2.0, whole genome shotgun sequence genome harbors these coding sequences:
- the LOC127317558 gene encoding GDSL esterase/lipase At1g74460 has product MDRGRRSLAVALAVALLLGLAHGDMVQFIFGDSLSDVGNNNYLTKSLARAALPWYGIDFGSGMPNGRFCNGRTVADIVGDKMGLPRPPAFLDPSVDETVIATRGLNYASGGGGILNETSSLFIQRFSLYKQIELFQGTQAFMRGKIGQAAADKLFGDGYYVVAMGANDFINNYLLPVYSDSWSYNGDSFVSYMVTTLEAQLRLLHELGARRLTFFGLGPMGCIPLQRLLQRSSTACQDSTNKLALSFNKQAGAVIERLSSSLPNATFQFGDVYDYFQDIINRPYMHGFNNSHDPCCSLGKIRPTLTCIPLSTLCKDRSKYVFWDEYHPTDRANELIALETLRRLNITIVANSTSS; this is encoded by the exons ATGGATCGCGGGAGGAGGTCGCTCGCCGTTGCGCTGGCAGTGGCCCTGCTCCTGGGCCTCGCCCATGGCGACATGGTGCAGTTCATCTTCGGCGACTCGCTGTCGGACGTGGGCAACAACAACTACCTGACCAAGAGCCTCGCCCGCGCGGCGCTGCCGTGGTACGGCATCGACTTCGGCAGCGGCATGCCCAACGGCAGGTTCTGCAACGGCCGCACCGTGGCCGACATCGTGGGCGACAAGATGGGCCTGCCGCGCCCGCCGGCGTTCCTGGACCCGTCGGTGGACGAGACCGTCATCGCCACGCGAGGGCTCAACTACGcgtccggcggcggcggcatcctcAACGAGACATCCTCCCTTTTC ATCCAAAGGTTCTCGCTGTACAAGCAGATCGAGCTGTTCCAGGGGACGCAGGCGTTCATGCGGGGGAAGATCGGGCAGGCAGCGGCGGACAAGCTGTTCGGCGACGGCTACTACGTGGTGGCCATGGGCGCCAACGACTTCATCAACAACTACCTCCTCCCCGTCTACTCCGACTCCTGGAGCTACAACGGGGACAGCTTCGTCAGCTACATGGTCACCACCCTGGAGGCGCAGCTCCGGCTCCTCCACGAGCTGGGCGCGCGGCGGCTCACCTTCTTCGGGCTGGGCCCGATGGGGTGCATCCCGCTGCAGCGGCTCCTGCAGCGGTCGTCGACGGCGTGCCAGGACTCCACCAACAAGCTCGCCCTGAGCTTCAACAAGCAGGCCGGGGCGGTGATCGAGCGGCTGTCGTCGTCGCTCCCCAACGCGACCTTCCAGTTCGGCGACGTCTACGACTACTTCCAGGACATCATCAACCGGCCGTACATGCACGGGTTCAACAACTCCCACGACCCGTGCTGCTCGCTGGGGAAGATCAGGCCCACGCTCACCTGCATCCCGCTCTCCACGCTCTGCAAGGACCGCAGCAAGTACGTCTTCTGGGACGAGTACCACCCCACGGACCGCGCCAACGAGCTCATCGCCCTCGAGACGCTCAGGAGGCTCAACATCACCATCGTCGCAAACAGCACCAGCAGCTAG